One genomic window of Haloarcula pelagica includes the following:
- a CDS encoding DUF7139 domain-containing protein encodes MSSVDGSGSTLDLMDFTTIRDGGIIETPTSYAMIVRVEPTDWLVLSADRRESIYRSFLSYLRSLSFPTQILTMSTAYNPEPYLEGVAVENELVIGSNNEDDSDVVPDESPLLDYGRKYHAEWIREVIDVADIRDREFFVAVAVPKGEDRSEESPLNSLLSKVQGESEPEERDEDAYIEEVKARASHVASKLPQVQVETTLIDTRPAVLEILYEVYNNEKPAFGFTQSNFTRPSGVAEAAALSSADTVGDTPAPEQSSKNESEYSRVSDTDPEPEPESDSTHLAPIPDGGFAHPDLADRVSKDRILRWYARNIGPIGHGERPIIPASVYAGLSLAILSVGLALGGLTGFVWSLEAAPRGTDIYWAARTASFAGLAVSLPAFLLSLVILLPTGRRAKLVGTAGLSVTAYATVLFVRAYPFEWDLSAPAQTTFTIQVYAAGVFALVFAVAVAIRSQRRLNLPIHTDGDDGRDGGIDVESDADDDGPVVSDVAADGGQLTTAGISAAVPDTTDQDSEEQRTEMESRTAGSEEASEKTLRDSSEEVSPAEQPGEKQAGEDE; translated from the coding sequence ATGAGCTCCGTCGACGGATCGGGGTCGACACTCGATTTGATGGACTTCACCACGATTCGAGATGGTGGCATCATCGAGACGCCAACGAGCTATGCGATGATAGTACGGGTCGAGCCAACCGACTGGTTGGTCCTTTCGGCCGACCGTCGAGAGAGTATCTACCGCTCGTTCCTCAGCTATCTCCGGAGCTTGTCGTTTCCGACACAAATCCTGACGATGTCTACGGCATACAACCCTGAGCCATATCTCGAAGGAGTTGCTGTCGAGAACGAATTAGTCATCGGATCGAACAACGAAGATGATTCAGATGTCGTTCCTGATGAGTCCCCGCTGTTAGATTATGGTCGGAAGTATCACGCAGAGTGGATCAGAGAAGTCATCGACGTCGCAGATATTCGAGATAGAGAGTTCTTTGTCGCAGTGGCTGTCCCCAAGGGCGAAGATCGATCCGAAGAGAGTCCCCTAAACTCGCTTCTGTCTAAAGTACAGGGCGAGAGCGAACCTGAAGAGAGAGATGAGGACGCGTACATCGAGGAAGTGAAAGCACGCGCCTCACACGTGGCCTCGAAACTGCCCCAGGTACAGGTCGAAACAACTCTCATCGATACCCGGCCCGCTGTGCTGGAGATACTCTACGAGGTCTACAACAACGAGAAGCCAGCGTTTGGGTTCACACAGAGCAATTTCACCCGACCCTCGGGAGTGGCCGAAGCCGCCGCATTGAGCTCCGCGGACACCGTTGGTGACACACCGGCTCCTGAGCAAAGCAGCAAGAATGAGTCTGAGTACAGCCGGGTTTCTGATACAGACCCAGAACCTGAACCAGAATCCGATTCGACTCATTTAGCTCCTATTCCTGACGGAGGCTTTGCCCACCCAGATTTGGCTGACCGGGTCTCGAAAGACCGCATACTGCGCTGGTATGCCAGAAACATAGGACCCATCGGTCACGGTGAGCGGCCGATTATTCCCGCCTCAGTGTACGCTGGGCTCTCTCTGGCCATCCTGAGCGTGGGGTTAGCGCTCGGTGGTCTCACCGGGTTCGTCTGGAGTCTGGAAGCGGCACCGCGAGGTACTGATATCTACTGGGCCGCACGAACAGCATCCTTCGCTGGACTAGCGGTGAGTCTGCCGGCCTTCCTCCTGAGTCTCGTCATACTGCTACCGACCGGGAGGAGAGCCAAGCTGGTTGGAACAGCAGGCCTCTCTGTCACAGCCTACGCTACGGTGTTGTTCGTCAGGGCGTATCCCTTCGAGTGGGACCTGTCCGCACCGGCACAGACTACGTTCACGATTCAGGTGTATGCAGCTGGTGTCTTTGCACTGGTCTTCGCTGTGGCCGTAGCGATTCGTTCGCAGCGTCGACTCAATCTGCCGATTCATACTGATGGTGACGATGGTCGAGACGGAGGCATCGATGTAGAATCCGACGCCGATGACGACGGTCCAGTCGTGTCTGATGTTGCAGCTGATGGCGGCCAGCTTACCACTGCTGGCATTTCAGCAGCGGTGCCAGACACCACAGACCAGGACAGCGAGGAGCAGCGTACTGAAATGGAGTCACGAACAGCCGGCAGTGAAGAAGCGTCTGAGAAGACTCTGAGAGATTCTAGCGAAGAGGTGTCGCCAGCAGAACAGCCAGGTGAAAAGCAAGCAGGAGAGGATGAATGA
- a CDS encoding IS5 family transposase, producing the protein MSKISRFTKKAVQLAKNAVGERGEVAAPEGGGGFAEYAVVSLHCLRVYLEKSYREALDLLSEMPQILGEIGLDAADLPDHSTLVKWFDRIKTALWRVLLRLSAQLHKPSGHAAIDATFFDRQNASKHYCRRTNYRVQTLKATALVDTESQAILDVHCTTKKRHDTQLGWQVARRNAGDLASLAADKGYDWMDLREKLREEGVRPLIKHREFRPIDHAHNARIDGPRYRQRAMCETVFSTIKRTLGDAVRARTWYAEFREIILMCAVHNIKQSLTP; encoded by the coding sequence ATGTCGAAGATTTCCCGCTTCACGAAGAAAGCGGTCCAGTTAGCTAAAAATGCTGTTGGTGAGCGAGGCGAAGTCGCCGCCCCCGAGGGGGGTGGCGGCTTCGCCGAGTATGCGGTGGTGTCGCTGCACTGTCTGCGGGTTTACTTGGAAAAATCCTACCGGGAAGCACTCGATTTGCTGAGCGAGATGCCACAAATACTCGGGGAGATCGGCCTCGACGCCGCCGATCTCCCCGACCACTCCACCCTAGTCAAGTGGTTTGACAGAATCAAGACCGCACTCTGGCGAGTGCTGCTGCGCCTGTCGGCGCAGCTGCACAAGCCGAGCGGTCACGCCGCCATTGACGCGACGTTTTTCGACCGGCAAAACGCTAGCAAACACTACTGCCGTCGGACGAATTACCGGGTTCAAACGCTCAAAGCGACTGCTCTCGTCGACACAGAAAGTCAAGCCATTCTGGACGTTCACTGTACGACGAAAAAACGCCACGACACACAGCTCGGCTGGCAGGTCGCCCGTCGCAACGCGGGCGACCTCGCCAGCCTCGCTGCCGACAAAGGCTATGACTGGATGGATTTACGCGAAAAACTCCGCGAAGAGGGCGTGAGACCGCTGATCAAACATCGAGAGTTCCGGCCCATCGATCACGCGCACAACGCGCGGATCGATGGGCCTCGATACCGCCAGAGAGCGATGTGTGAGACCGTATTCTCCACGATCAAGCGCACGCTCGGCGACGCCGTGCGTGCGCGAACCTGGTATGCTGAATTTCGTGAGATCATTCTGATGTGTGCGGTTCACAACATCAAGCAATCGCTGACCCCGTGA
- a CDS encoding amphi-Trp domain-containing protein: protein MPEEVLFKSESDQSREEIASYLRKVADNLDSGKAINLKAGSDSVTLNPPAQPTFEVKAEREGPAGNMTERSIEFELEWDENDAGDDSGSGQLEIE from the coding sequence ATGCCTGAAGAAGTCCTGTTCAAATCAGAGAGCGACCAGAGTCGAGAAGAGATTGCATCGTACCTCCGGAAAGTCGCGGACAATCTCGACAGCGGCAAGGCAATCAACCTGAAGGCAGGCTCCGATTCTGTGACCCTCAATCCACCTGCCCAACCGACCTTCGAAGTCAAAGCTGAACGGGAAGGCCCGGCTGGCAACATGACTGAACGAAGTATCGAGTTCGAACTCGAATGGGACGAAAACGACGCGGGAGACGATAGCGGAAGTGGTCAGTTAGAAATCGAGTAG
- a CDS encoding HalOD1 output domain-containing protein: MSERIADRTMDEDDPISGADTDWSQVAQRHYEPEESGELTTVIIYTIAEVEGISPTEVMSPPLYECVDTAAVENMFFGTDVTGGSRQGVGMVEFQYADYLVKVRSDGWVQVYEPTETELS; encoded by the coding sequence ATGAGCGAGAGGATTGCCGATAGAACAATGGACGAAGACGACCCCATCAGTGGGGCCGATACGGACTGGTCGCAGGTAGCACAGCGTCACTACGAACCCGAGGAAAGCGGAGAACTCACGACTGTGATCATATACACAATCGCAGAGGTCGAGGGCATCTCCCCGACCGAAGTGATGTCGCCACCCCTGTACGAGTGTGTTGACACTGCAGCGGTTGAAAATATGTTCTTCGGGACTGACGTGACAGGAGGTTCACGTCAGGGTGTCGGAATGGTCGAGTTTCAGTATGCCGATTACCTTGTGAAAGTCCGAAGCGACGGATGGGTTCAGGTGTATGAGCCGACCGAAACAGAACTCTCGTAG
- a CDS encoding ATP-binding protein, whose product MTPSPNDDESTGTAPNHGYNGIFSSKGIDVRRAKKLDSPVQDDQDSLDADSESSRRFTNAQRDEDHNLPATTEEGDVYNSAELSERQKEREETVEPYDPAKDDIGPGKALGDPIEARPYIHISPAREQVTPGNVVSGLFGLYRAGVTNTSRFNLLSTLGLKNYDKTFEFIIHKPRATKRFDFYLSATPYDATSFKNLAANVRAMYPESFEFEIVPFNQVAAFASNDGNAQVGGRRIAALDDIEDLERLDGFADPSVFEHHEIGGGNEPTPDEAEQSLHLDGVPLRPREVPPEKRPAIVQWEGVPRKGLDWMTLIQPFSDIDMDVNDQYRSPLSVLLEQAVHTDDPFVFQAVFSPRKDWTDEAEEHKRDLKMGNYGALSAATNEMSRQLFGSSDQERQNLHRGEIPEQVGGTLNDGDSKKTTGSRMAQIDHKQPTTTFDLTLRAASDPDTVQSISNAFTSLSGPYYGIEGKILDQSDKPFSQLCHARQNRESALSGLLTNRSPIIVVSPDELANFVVAPSTDALPRASRGSSGGSPDARAPLTATDEDMLSKYDTGMHIGSAETAVENRPDIPIRLSAEQLTHHILRAATTGGGKTTAMINDALSAYEAFDGPTFIFDKKGGSMSEEYKRAHFHKFGSLDNVIHLPVPGPEEEVLAFPYFDIRPQLAAGVSRTVAVQEKIDRYNELLVYVLGSELTQQAFVAQEILNNLIKALFDPEYGRDAWPIEDLLKAAFEMQEGEIPEVSDDTLRLTLSRHLHADEQRFQTSIDAVMNRITKLAERSFIWRILNFVPEWDDEAGAYADQSPMFDIQDLLDSRSVVLIDTGDLRPASSNLFTFMLLDYIWSGARLRHRIGETPSVRDDYVINLIIDEAAPLLQSELVRDDMIPDGREFGLAMEVIVHFAEQVKADALDVASYKEILRNINTKLIGKLAVDDELVMTLFHEGIESEELVDRITSLPRGEWVAQLPDTGFMTDIPELVTLLPVDIPAGHTASGDPVTTETVSPYGILYSDAADEMSRRTRDDYCLLPGSNTKPSAQQVSNAQAEPSGPSVTPDGIPHSTGKSDSGGDSGATNNLGTSLGGGRSPTAQRDEKGLASKPREDGDNGGTHPRPVPTDDLVDDLDATKSSTTRATRPPADSAGTKPDSEPVPNQQKADSGGKGESPDGGPNADSEIDTTLSVDERRFLTDVVTTVNGRHPTFDILDSMAAIKNQFSDIDLEKLEDLGYLEVHEDLSRIYYTVTGDGQMACGASVATGENQGDVNEKTVHKVLVEALARSLANDRNNQYFISKYSLIDDGAAKPDLAAYDGERLALIGEAISNSPPYLIVKHFDDYNAIAAERKVWIVPNISVAWEIVRALSNAGRIGELPAKREGLTYDDLNAEIWGENSDWEFAGGRELIRELE is encoded by the coding sequence GTGACGCCTTCGCCAAACGACGATGAGAGTACCGGCACCGCTCCGAATCATGGATACAACGGCATATTCAGCAGCAAGGGCATTGATGTTCGACGCGCGAAGAAGCTTGACTCTCCTGTACAGGATGATCAGGACAGCTTAGACGCTGACTCCGAGTCTTCCCGGCGTTTCACGAACGCGCAGAGAGACGAAGACCACAATCTACCGGCTACAACTGAAGAGGGAGACGTGTACAATTCTGCCGAGCTATCGGAGAGGCAGAAAGAGCGTGAGGAGACAGTTGAGCCGTATGATCCAGCAAAGGATGACATCGGCCCTGGAAAAGCCCTCGGAGACCCAATCGAAGCACGCCCGTATATCCATATCTCCCCAGCCCGTGAGCAGGTGACGCCTGGGAACGTGGTGAGTGGGCTCTTCGGACTGTATCGGGCTGGTGTCACCAACACCTCGCGTTTCAATCTCCTCTCCACTCTCGGGCTGAAGAACTACGATAAGACGTTCGAGTTCATCATCCACAAGCCGCGTGCGACGAAACGTTTCGACTTCTATCTTTCAGCGACACCGTACGATGCGACCTCGTTCAAGAATCTCGCTGCAAACGTGCGGGCGATGTACCCCGAAAGCTTCGAGTTCGAGATTGTCCCGTTCAACCAAGTCGCGGCGTTCGCTTCGAACGACGGTAACGCACAGGTCGGCGGTCGACGAATAGCTGCGCTAGACGACATCGAAGATCTCGAACGACTCGATGGATTCGCTGACCCTTCGGTTTTCGAGCATCACGAAATCGGTGGGGGCAACGAGCCAACACCTGACGAGGCAGAGCAATCACTGCACCTGGACGGCGTCCCGTTGCGTCCGCGAGAGGTGCCACCAGAGAAACGCCCCGCCATCGTACAATGGGAGGGTGTTCCACGGAAGGGACTTGACTGGATGACGCTCATTCAACCGTTCAGCGATATCGACATGGACGTCAATGACCAGTACCGCTCCCCGCTGAGCGTCTTGCTGGAGCAGGCAGTTCACACCGACGACCCGTTCGTGTTTCAGGCCGTCTTCTCTCCACGAAAGGACTGGACAGACGAGGCTGAGGAGCACAAGCGCGACCTCAAGATGGGCAACTACGGGGCACTCTCTGCAGCGACCAACGAGATGTCTCGCCAGCTCTTCGGAAGCAGTGACCAGGAACGGCAGAATCTCCATCGAGGAGAAATCCCCGAGCAAGTCGGTGGGACGCTCAATGATGGCGATTCTAAGAAAACAACGGGCTCTCGGATGGCCCAGATCGACCACAAGCAACCGACCACGACATTCGACCTGACGCTTCGGGCAGCCTCTGACCCAGATACCGTACAGAGTATCTCGAACGCCTTCACTAGCCTATCAGGCCCATATTATGGAATTGAGGGCAAGATACTCGACCAGAGCGACAAGCCATTCTCGCAACTATGCCACGCACGGCAGAACAGAGAAAGTGCGCTGAGCGGGCTCTTGACCAATCGGTCTCCTATAATCGTTGTTTCTCCTGACGAACTAGCGAACTTTGTGGTCGCTCCAAGTACGGATGCCTTGCCTCGGGCGAGTCGCGGATCATCTGGCGGTTCGCCGGATGCACGAGCGCCGCTTACAGCGACTGACGAGGATATGCTGTCGAAATACGACACGGGGATGCATATCGGAAGCGCAGAGACGGCCGTCGAAAACCGACCAGACATCCCGATTCGATTGTCCGCAGAGCAACTCACCCATCACATTCTCCGAGCAGCGACGACGGGTGGCGGGAAGACGACCGCGATGATCAACGATGCTCTCAGCGCCTACGAGGCATTCGATGGGCCGACGTTCATCTTCGACAAGAAGGGTGGCTCGATGAGCGAGGAGTACAAACGCGCCCATTTCCACAAATTCGGCTCGTTGGACAACGTAATCCACCTCCCGGTCCCCGGTCCTGAAGAAGAAGTACTCGCGTTCCCCTACTTCGATATTCGACCCCAGCTGGCCGCGGGTGTGAGCCGAACCGTCGCAGTCCAAGAGAAAATCGACCGCTACAACGAGCTCCTGGTGTACGTTCTCGGGAGCGAGTTGACGCAGCAAGCGTTCGTGGCACAAGAGATTCTCAACAACCTAATCAAAGCCCTCTTCGACCCAGAATACGGGCGCGATGCCTGGCCGATAGAGGACCTTCTGAAGGCTGCGTTCGAAATGCAGGAAGGAGAGATACCGGAGGTGAGCGACGATACACTCCGTCTCACTCTGTCTCGTCATCTTCATGCCGACGAACAGCGCTTCCAGACGTCTATCGACGCGGTGATGAATCGGATTACAAAGCTCGCTGAGAGGAGTTTCATCTGGCGAATCCTGAATTTTGTGCCCGAGTGGGACGACGAGGCTGGGGCTTACGCTGACCAATCGCCAATGTTCGACATCCAAGACCTGCTGGACTCACGGAGCGTGGTCCTCATCGACACTGGAGACCTACGGCCAGCTTCGAGCAACCTCTTCACGTTCATGCTGCTGGATTATATCTGGAGCGGGGCACGGCTACGACACCGAATCGGTGAAACGCCCAGTGTGCGTGACGACTACGTAATCAACCTGATCATCGACGAGGCAGCACCCCTCCTCCAGTCCGAACTGGTCCGGGACGATATGATTCCAGACGGACGAGAGTTCGGGCTCGCGATGGAGGTCATCGTCCACTTCGCTGAACAGGTGAAAGCCGACGCGCTGGACGTCGCGAGCTACAAAGAGATTCTTCGGAACATCAACACTAAACTAATCGGCAAACTGGCTGTCGACGACGAACTTGTCATGACTCTCTTTCACGAAGGGATTGAGTCTGAAGAGCTCGTGGACCGAATCACGTCGCTTCCGCGTGGTGAGTGGGTCGCACAACTACCCGATACAGGCTTCATGACCGATATTCCTGAGCTAGTGACGCTCCTCCCTGTAGACATTCCAGCCGGCCACACCGCTTCGGGCGACCCTGTGACTACAGAGACAGTCTCTCCATATGGGATTCTGTACAGCGATGCAGCCGATGAAATGTCACGGCGAACTCGTGATGACTACTGTCTGTTGCCGGGCAGCAACACGAAACCATCGGCCCAGCAAGTCTCGAACGCGCAGGCAGAACCATCCGGTCCGTCTGTAACGCCAGATGGTATTCCGCACTCCACCGGCAAATCAGATTCTGGTGGCGACAGCGGCGCGACAAACAATCTCGGCACCTCACTTGGCGGCGGGCGCTCACCTACCGCTCAACGCGACGAGAAGGGATTGGCCTCGAAACCCCGAGAAGACGGAGACAATGGGGGAACCCATCCCCGACCGGTACCAACGGACGATCTCGTCGACGACTTGGACGCGACCAAATCGAGCACCACTAGGGCCACCCGCCCACCTGCCGATTCCGCAGGAACCAAACCAGACTCAGAGCCGGTTCCGAATCAGCAGAAGGCCGATTCGGGGGGCAAAGGTGAATCTCCCGATGGTGGTCCCAATGCCGATTCAGAAATAGATACAACCCTGTCAGTTGACGAACGGAGGTTCCTCACCGATGTCGTTACCACGGTCAACGGTCGACATCCTACGTTCGACATTCTCGATTCGATGGCAGCTATCAAAAATCAGTTCTCTGATATAGATTTAGAGAAGCTGGAGGACCTCGGCTATCTTGAGGTGCACGAAGACCTGAGCCGGATTTACTACACTGTCACTGGTGACGGCCAGATGGCCTGTGGTGCATCCGTCGCTACTGGAGAGAACCAGGGAGATGTGAATGAGAAGACCGTCCACAAGGTACTGGTAGAAGCCTTAGCACGGTCGCTCGCGAACGACCGCAACAACCAGTACTTCATCAGCAAATATTCGCTGATCGACGATGGGGCTGCCAAGCCTGACCTCGCGGCCTATGACGGTGAACGGTTGGCTCTCATTGGTGAGGCCATCTCGAACAGTCCACCCTATCTCATCGTCAAACACTTCGACGATTACAACGCGATTGCGGCCGAGCGCAAAGTCTGGATAGTGCCGAATATCTCGGTCGCCTGGGAGATTGTTCGAGCCCTATCGAATGCAGGGCGAATTGGTGAACTCCCTGCCAAGCGAGAGGGGCTGACCTACGATGATCTGAACGCTGAGATCTGGGGCGAAAACAGTGACTGGGAGTTCGCCGGCGGACGGGAATTGATCCGTGAACTCGAGTAA
- a CDS encoding DUF7342 family protein → MDLTDTPPEIPGDDEEAPDFDAWESPDEVLKEGPTRERMLDVIMQLREPTKVSTIATRADCDTETARDYLQWFAEMGMVRELSGRPVRYERNNSYLKWRRIEQIRQRYSETEIVTRLKETLDAATEYRERFEADSPDDVSLVEESYEESVEDIWEAVSNWKTLEERAALLDAARREDTSGGHTETIDA, encoded by the coding sequence ATGGATTTGACTGATACCCCTCCCGAAATACCGGGAGACGATGAAGAAGCCCCTGACTTCGATGCGTGGGAGTCTCCCGACGAGGTACTGAAGGAAGGACCGACCAGAGAGCGGATGCTGGACGTCATCATGCAGCTACGGGAGCCAACGAAGGTGTCTACCATCGCGACGCGAGCAGACTGTGATACAGAGACCGCTCGTGACTATCTCCAGTGGTTTGCTGAGATGGGGATGGTTCGTGAGCTGTCCGGACGGCCTGTACGATATGAGCGGAATAACTCCTATCTGAAGTGGCGCAGAATCGAACAGATTCGCCAACGGTACTCAGAGACAGAGATTGTGACCCGTCTCAAAGAGACGCTCGATGCGGCCACGGAGTATCGAGAACGCTTCGAAGCCGACTCTCCAGACGATGTCTCTCTTGTCGAGGAGAGCTATGAGGAGTCAGTAGAGGACATCTGGGAGGCGGTATCAAACTGGAAGACCCTCGAAGAGAGAGCAGCGTTGTTGGATGCTGCTCGCCGCGAGGATACCTCTGGCGGGCATACTGAGACAATCGATGCCTGA
- a CDS encoding Fic family protein: MAEKDLPDSAPGKYVPYHPNPYYSPEPLPVEPKLEISAQVHDLVSEAAYQIGRVDGISSTVDFAAVLYTSLIRIEAVESARIEGADVEYQDVEAYHTQNPSGDEDATVEKDLKEALNYEAALTYGLDRLESGEEITLSLIKELHSMLLEDVRNDGDVVGDFRDHMVHLTSPRPGKHPFVPPTPEGLTPLMQSLESYIQMGGQYHPLVDAAIIHYYFETVHPFSDGNGRLGRLLIILYLAKNGYLESPYIYPSAYFNRNKVEYVDRMRAVSEEGAWEEWLTFFLEGLRSQAETSYERTQQLRELQERYEKEYSGNTNTDKFAQQLLQYPYFTAPDLVDYLDVSRRTAYKVVDDLEADGLIEEVTGKERGKEYRAVEVFDILS; this comes from the coding sequence ATGGCTGAGAAGGACCTACCCGACAGTGCACCGGGAAAATACGTCCCCTATCATCCAAATCCGTACTATTCACCAGAGCCGTTGCCGGTGGAGCCAAAGCTCGAAATTTCTGCGCAAGTGCATGATCTAGTTTCTGAAGCAGCGTATCAAATCGGTCGTGTCGACGGAATTAGCTCAACGGTCGATTTTGCTGCAGTTCTCTACACTTCTCTTATACGTATCGAAGCGGTCGAATCAGCGCGTATCGAAGGCGCTGACGTCGAGTACCAGGACGTCGAAGCGTATCACACCCAGAACCCCTCGGGGGACGAAGACGCGACAGTCGAGAAAGACCTGAAAGAGGCCCTCAACTACGAAGCCGCGCTGACGTATGGACTCGACCGGCTCGAAAGCGGGGAGGAAATAACGCTCTCGCTGATCAAAGAACTCCATTCGATGCTTCTCGAAGACGTCCGAAATGACGGCGACGTGGTCGGTGATTTCCGCGACCACATGGTCCACCTGACGAGCCCACGGCCGGGAAAGCATCCGTTCGTCCCACCGACGCCGGAAGGACTCACCCCGCTGATGCAGTCGCTTGAATCCTATATCCAGATGGGCGGCCAATATCACCCACTCGTCGATGCCGCCATCATCCACTATTACTTCGAGACAGTCCATCCATTTTCAGATGGGAATGGACGGCTTGGACGGCTGCTGATCATCCTTTACCTTGCGAAGAACGGCTACCTCGAGAGTCCGTACATCTACCCCAGCGCGTACTTCAACCGGAATAAAGTCGAATACGTTGATCGAATGCGTGCCGTGAGTGAAGAAGGCGCGTGGGAGGAGTGGCTGACGTTCTTCCTCGAAGGGCTCAGAAGCCAAGCCGAGACATCCTACGAACGGACACAGCAGCTGAGAGAACTACAAGAGCGCTACGAAAAGGAATACTCCGGCAACACGAATACGGACAAGTTTGCCCAACAGTTGCTTCAGTACCCGTATTTCACGGCTCCAGATCTGGTGGACTACCTTGATGTCTCACGCCGCACTGCCTACAAGGTCGTGGATGACCTCGAAGCAGACGGGCTCATTGAAGAGGTAACCGGGAAAGAGCGCGGGAAAGAGTACAGAGCGGTCGAAGTCTTCGATATTCTCAGCTGA
- a CDS encoding DUF555 domain-containing protein, protein MNKHATHAEDWYQVRLTLPWVVPGAPGVQDAINIAVAEVGRRADASAVHSADISVQDVACPSCSWEMEAVLCTHGYAMVVLDITVEIEASSVDESTTLVKRELGSRMKDIPLTVLDSIAVDDIEDSSVSFAELGLPAENRPEATDRSSSRNTTKSGR, encoded by the coding sequence ATGAACAAGCATGCAACGCACGCAGAAGACTGGTATCAAGTACGACTCACGCTGCCATGGGTCGTGCCGGGGGCTCCAGGCGTCCAAGATGCGATCAATATCGCCGTTGCTGAGGTTGGCCGTCGAGCAGACGCCTCAGCGGTTCACTCTGCCGATATATCGGTCCAGGACGTGGCCTGCCCAAGCTGTAGCTGGGAGATGGAAGCAGTGCTTTGCACACACGGCTACGCTATGGTCGTACTGGACATTACTGTGGAGATAGAGGCCAGCTCAGTAGATGAAAGCACGACCCTGGTCAAACGCGAACTCGGCTCTCGGATGAAAGATATCCCACTAACAGTCCTCGACTCAATCGCAGTCGACGACATCGAGGACTCGTCGGTCTCGTTCGCGGAGCTCGGTCTTCCAGCAGAGAATCGTCCGGAGGCTACAGACCGTTCGAGTTCCAGAAACACCACCAAATCTGGGAGATAA
- a CDS encoding winged helix-turn-helix domain-containing protein, which yields MTETWNDVNEQVKADWKDDTTPFERVYEIIEQTHDGQSAAEIADRALVSEPTARRHCKTLVNTGFGETEQDGQTTLYKRNSDRVLMSRIRELREEVTRSELLDSIQDMKAEIRRYEDRYEVVSPEELAQQLDADETEGWDDLTAWRTTRQNLAVAQAALAYDEASHQLAV from the coding sequence ATGACCGAGACGTGGAATGACGTCAACGAGCAGGTCAAAGCGGACTGGAAAGACGACACAACGCCATTTGAGCGGGTGTACGAAATCATCGAACAAACCCACGACGGACAGTCGGCCGCCGAGATCGCCGACCGTGCCCTCGTGAGCGAGCCGACGGCGCGTCGCCACTGCAAGACGCTCGTGAACACCGGGTTCGGGGAGACGGAACAGGATGGCCAAACAACGCTGTACAAGCGCAACAGCGACCGGGTATTGATGTCCCGAATCCGCGAGCTGCGTGAGGAGGTTACTCGGTCGGAGTTGCTTGACAGTATCCAGGATATGAAGGCCGAAATCCGGCGCTACGAGGACCGTTACGAAGTGGTGTCTCCAGAGGAACTCGCCCAGCAACTCGACGCTGACGAGACGGAGGGCTGGGACGACCTCACCGCATGGCGCACGACGCGGCAGAATCTCGCCGTTGCCCAAGCTGCACTCGCCTACGACGAGGCTAGTCACCAGCTCGCTGTATGA
- a CDS encoding DUF7342 family protein, translated as MVESSRDGVQSWTESMSARDRIRAVVDTLREPRSVNWISEQADAAWSTTNEELQDLVDQGQLRRVEAGETTCYQPDYTRLLFEEIRTLIETNTREELRNELTAVTEEIEEWQATYDIETWEELEQSLADGDLTSAELRERRDVITQWEENLDDRRLIRHALELYSDVKAARDQMIDVADRTMR; from the coding sequence ATGGTCGAATCCTCGCGAGATGGGGTCCAGTCGTGGACTGAGTCGATGAGCGCCCGCGACCGTATACGGGCAGTCGTCGATACGCTTCGCGAACCCCGCTCGGTCAACTGGATCAGCGAGCAGGCCGACGCCGCCTGGAGCACGACCAACGAGGAACTCCAGGATCTCGTCGACCAGGGCCAGCTGCGCCGCGTCGAGGCCGGCGAGACGACGTGCTACCAGCCGGACTACACGCGACTGCTCTTTGAGGAGATCCGTACGCTCATCGAGACAAACACGCGCGAGGAGTTGCGGAACGAATTGACCGCAGTCACCGAGGAGATTGAGGAGTGGCAGGCGACCTACGACATCGAGACGTGGGAGGAGCTTGAACAGTCGCTCGCCGACGGCGACCTCACAAGTGCCGAGCTCCGAGAGCGCCGTGACGTAATCACGCAGTGGGAGGAGAATCTGGACGACCGCCGCCTCATCAGGCACGCTTTGGAACTCTACTCGGATGTCAAAGCTGCTCGCGACCAGATGATCGACGTGGCTGACCGGACCATGCGTTAA